The stretch of DNA AATTTCTTTAGAATGGATATTCAATGGAGTTACAATATGAAAAAATTCATGCGCTGCAACATCTCTAATGGTTTGACTAATTGCAGATGGATCGCCCTCAAATAAGCAATAAAACGAGGAGTAGGAATGCTCTAAAGCTCCTGCTGCACCCGAAAGGTAAAAATTACCTTCTTCATTTAAGAAAACCAAAAATGCATAACGATCAACTGGTAATTCGCCGCCTAAATATTGGCGTTGTGCTTCTAAAATAGGTTTGATGTCGGCAACCAAGTCTTTAGAATTTACACGTCCAGAAGGGGAGTAGGTATGAATAAGCACAGTTGCTTTTCCTACTTTTATGGTAGCAGTATCAGGCGCACTAAAAAGGATAGGGTTGTCTACTAAAAAGTTGTAACTACTAGCTTCAAAAATATCGGTATCAGCATCTCCTCCAATACGCTTCATTGCTGTACCCCCAAAAAACTTCTTAGGGCGGTCTACTTCTATTTTAAAAGGAAGTTTTTCGTACTTCTTAAAATAACCAAAGATACCATGATTGTTAAAAACAAAAACATCGCTGTCAATATTGGTTCCCGCAGGTTCAAAAATAACATTTTTCTTATCCGTATCCCAAGTATCTTCTACTTGATAGCTTATTTTTGATACTGATTTTGCATCCAATATTTTCCAAGTATTGGCATCAGGGTGTTCTACGGTAAGTTCCTTACCATTTTTATCCAATGCCTTAAAATCAACAACAAATCGACCAAAATCATAAACACTATAAGTTCCAGGAACCATAGCTGGCAAATGGAAGTAAAGCGTTTTTTGTTTTAGCTCAGGAACGTTTAGTTCAACGGCGATTTTATCGTTTTTTACCTCATTAAGGTTTACTTTATACTCATAAGTTTGTGCCAATAGATTGAACGTAGCCAAACTTAATAAGCTAACCAATAATTTTTTCATCTTTAATATTTATTTATTTGTGGTTGTCTGTACCAGCTGTAATATAGAATGGGTAGGGCAAGAATTGCATTATAATCAAGAACCTACTTATAGCTGCAAATATAAACTCAAAAGGTATATGTTTTGTAATTTTTTCGATGAATCTTAAATTTTGTTCTGCTAATAATCATAAAAAAAGCTACCTCAAAAGGTAGCTTGTATACGTTCGTGTTATTTAGGTAATTTTATTTTAAGTCTGACCATTTCTTAGGCTCATCTGTTATCAATTTTTCTTCAATATATAATAACTCTATTGCATCATATTGCGTAATTAATTTAGGGCTTGCTTGTTGTATAGACCACCGCTGCTGAACGTCTAGTTCTAGGTAAGTTTTTTGAAATTTATTAAACGCTAATTCTTCCCAATACAAGTGAAAAGCTTCTTGGAGTGCAACTAAAACCTCTGCATATTGTTGATAAGTAACGGTTTTATTCATGCGCAAATTAATCCATAAATATTGCTTAGGGCTTGCCTTCTCATAACTATTGGCATAGTTTTTTGCCAATTCGCTCTGAACGAGTGAGCCCAAAACCATGGGGTTTGCTTGACGCCCTTTGAATATTATTTCGTTATTTTCTCGAAGATCAATGTGTAAGATATTTTGGGGAATGTAATGTTCTGGGCGAGTAGCCTTGGGGGCTAAGCCGAGGTGGATATTTTTATCTTTGGTTAAATGCTCTGAGTTAGGGTGGAGGGTAGAAAATGTCCCAATAGCGCTATTGCTTCCTCTAGTATTACTGGCATAATAAGCACAAGCTTCTTCTAATACCGTAAAAGGTAGTATATCGAGAGGAAGATACTGTTTTTGTTCTGGGGTCATGCTCTCGTACATTGCTAAGTGTAGACTCTTATTGCCATAAATTTGAACCCAAGCATAAATATCTTGTAAATAATGGATTGGCAAATTAGTAGGTGCCTCTAATTTTAGATTACTTTGCTGAATGGCTTCAGCCGTTAAATTTTCAAATTTTTGATCTAAATATTGATATAGTTTTTGTTGGCTAAATTCAACCGTTTGTTTGTCCAATACCCAATGTGCTTTGCCATCGGTATATTGTACCACCAAAAGAATAGCACCATAATCATTACCTTGATTGAGATATTGAGAACTAATGTTAGGTAACTCAATAGTTTGTGCTACAATGGAATTGGATAAAAGAATACTAGAAAGGACGAAAAGTGAGAGGTGTCGAACTAGTTTCATATATTTGTTGTTTTTGACATAGCTTAGATCCAATTGGGAAAGTTGTCCTAGACTATTGTAATTGTAAATAAAAGTATCTTCAATAATAAACGGTTTTGGGATAGGACTAAATAGGGCAATCTGCTTAATTGGTACAAGAAATTATTAATATAACTATAATTTTTGTGCCAAAGAAATTATGAATTATTATAAATAGACAGCAAGCGCTTTTTTAGTGTATAAACGGCTTTAGTTGCATAAATATTGGATGCATTAATAAAAATGACAATCGCCAAGTCTTTTTCTTTTAAAATGCTAGTGTGCGTGTAGAACGTTCCTGCACTGCCATCGTGTGTACTAATATGCACATCGTTACGAAGCAAGCGAGTCCAACCCATTGCATAATTCTCCCTACCATAATGTACATAATCATAAGTACTTGCTTTTAGGGCATTGTCTTTTCCTCTAAGTCCTTGAAGGTGGGCTTGTACAAATTTAGAATAGGCTTCGATAGACATACTCAAATCACCAGAAGGTGCAATAATATCTTCCATTTGAAACATATTGCGTGCCGTAACGGCACGTAGATTAGAGTCTAGGGGATTGGAGGAGTGATGCCCAAAAGGCTGATCGGGATTGTCATCGGTCGGCCACCCAATGGTAGCATGACAACCAATTGGTAAAAGAACATCATTAATAATTGCTTCTTCCCAAGCCACACCGCTAACTTTCTCTAACATTGTTGCTGCAATAGAATAACCTGCATTGGAGTATTCATACCCTTCTTTATTTCCTACTTTTGCTGGATTTTGTTTGAGCAGCCATTTGGAAAAAGATCGGCGTTTTTCCATTGGGTCACCCAAAAAATGAGGTAAGCTTGCCAAGTCCATCGCACTGGTAAAGGGCTGTATTTTGGCTCGATGACACAACAAATCTGAAAGTGTAATTTGATGATAGGTTTTGAGGGCATCATCTTTCCAGTGTGGAAAAACATCCAATACTTTAGTGTCCCATTCAATTAAGCCGCTTTCTACCATACTTGCTGCCCAATGAGCAGTAATTGCTTTGGTGGTAGAACCTAGATGAAAACGGTCACTTAATAAAACCTTATCTTTGCTGTGAATTCGTCGAATACCATTCACGGCAATGGCTTCAATTTTGTCGCTTCTAATTACAGCAGCAGCCATGGCTGGCATTTTGTATTGTGTCCGTACTTTTTGGAGCAATAAGTTCAGGTCTTTCAATTCATCAATAGATTGATTTTCTAATTTAGAACTTGGAGAACAAGCCCATAAAGTGATGATAATTAGATATAGTGGTAATCGATGCATTTGTGTTGTAGTTTTGTGTGGATGTAAATGAACTCACTAAAGAACAGTCTAATGGGGCAGAGAAATGAGGTAATCATAGTTATGCTATGATTACCTAGTATTTAATAACGGATCAGGTTTTGTTCATAAGTTGATTAATCGAATGCCTGTTTTACTACTTTTCCAAATTCAATTGGTTGTTCATTAAAAGGAAAGTGACTTGCATTTTTTATGGTTTTTAATTGAGCATGAGGAATATGTTGTAAATAATCGGTTAAGCTTTCTAGGGGAATAATGTCATCTTCGCCATAAATAATTAAAGTAGGAATTTGAATTTGTTTTAGATAAGGAGTGTAATCATGGACTTTTCCCATGCTAAAAAACATGGCGTATTGACACCAACCTCCAATACCAGAAAGGGAGTTTTTTATCTTATTATGGGTGGCTGCCTCAAAATATGTTATGAATTCTTTATTGAGTTCAATTAATTGTTGTTCTGACTTTTCAAAAATAGTATTAAAATCTAAGAATCTTTTAATATATTCCTTGTATTCTGCTTTTAGATGTTCGGGAAGTCGATCTTCAACTTCATCGTATAACCCCTTTGATGTACTGGGCATTTTCATGACGTTGGCAGGGGTTACTAAAACTAAATTTTTTACTTTTTCAGGAAATTCAATGGCATACAGACTTGCTAAGAAGCCTCCAAAAGAGTGACCAATAATATTTATTTTTTCAACGCCAATTTTTTGCCTAATTTGTTCTATATCCGAAATTTGAGCAGGCAAACCTAAATTTGTATGCAACTGCATCATATTGTTATAATAGTTATCCTCCTCAAAAACATCAAACGGGCGACTAGATTTTCCGCATCCTCTTTGGTCATAATAATAAAACTTATAGCTAGAAGTCAAGGAGTCCAAACCTTTCCATGCTGAGTGGTAGGGAATTCCAGGTCCACCATGTATAATTAAAACAGGTTCTCCCGTTCCTTTGGTAAAGTAATTGAGAGAGATGTTTTTACTAATTTTAAATGTATTAGAATTGTCCTCTAGGTGATTATTTTTTAGTAAATGAGTATAGGTTGAATCTTGGCGCAAATCAGTAGGAGTATACAATGGGGCAGAGAAAAAATAAGAAAGTATCTGATAGCCTACCAAAGCAATAAGGGCTACTAGTATTGCTAAAATAATTATTTTCCTTTTCATTTTACATAGATTTTATGGGCACACAAATTTCAATAATGCTTTTCTTTTTAGGATGATTTTTAGGGTTGTTGCAATAAATTTCATAGCAAGCTCTCCTTTCATTTGGAATGAAACCATTTTCGCTAACCCAAATCATCATAGCCTGCCAAGCTTGTTCAAATTCTTTAAAGTAAAGCTCAAATTTACCAACAGCATATTTTCCAGCCTCAATGGTTCTAACGTTCACCCCATCGCTCGCATGAATCGCTTGTGTTAATTCAATACAAGCACTCTGTCTAATTTTATTAATGTCCGTGACCTCAGGGTTGTCATGATAACAGGTTAGGGTTCGATTAGCCATAAGCCCTTTAGATGCCGCCCAATGCATCAGTTTTCCATAGGCATTACCGATTTGATCAAATGCTCCAATGTGGGTAACATAGGCAATTTGAATAGCAGGCATTCGTTTGATTTCAATTTTTGTATGCATTGCAATAAATTTTAAATGATGATTAATATTGCAAATGTATTGGTCTATTTGTGCTTTTTTTTGTCCATTCTTGCTATTCACTTGTTTTATCTTACTAAACTCCTGCGCATTTTTTTTTAAATAAGAAGGACTAATTCCATAATACTTTTTAAATGCTTTTGAAAAACTAGAACTACTATTAAAACCATTGTTAAAAGCTATTTCAGAAATGCCAAGACTTTTGTCTATTTTTAGTTGATAGGCAGCACGTTCAATTCGTTTTCTTAGAATAAACTGATTTAAGTTTTCTCCAACAATAGATGAAAATAGTCGATGGAAATGAAAAGGGGAATACAGTGCTACTTTTGAAACGATGGCAAGGTTTAGCGGCTGATCAAGATTTAAATCTATAAACTCCATCGCTTTGTAAATCCTTTCTATATAAATTTTATTCATCCTTTTAGTCGTTGATTGTAAAAAAAAATCAATATATGAGTTGTTTGACGGTTATTTTGTTAGAAGCCAAGGAGTAGCAGCGCAGTATTAGTAAAATAATAAAAAATTTAAAAAAGAACCAACGCTGAGTCCCCAAATTACTTTCTCAAAATTGCTAACTAAACTGTTTTGGCGTTATTTTTAGAACCATCTTTTTTCGAATTAAA from Aureispira anguillae encodes:
- a CDS encoding serine hydrolase domain-containing protein; amino-acid sequence: MHRLPLYLIIITLWACSPSSKLENQSIDELKDLNLLLQKVRTQYKMPAMAAAVIRSDKIEAIAVNGIRRIHSKDKVLLSDRFHLGSTTKAITAHWAASMVESGLIEWDTKVLDVFPHWKDDALKTYHQITLSDLLCHRAKIQPFTSAMDLASLPHFLGDPMEKRRSFSKWLLKQNPAKVGNKEGYEYSNAGYSIAATMLEKVSGVAWEEAIINDVLLPIGCHATIGWPTDDNPDQPFGHHSSNPLDSNLRAVTARNMFQMEDIIAPSGDLSMSIEAYSKFVQAHLQGLRGKDNALKASTYDYVHYGRENYAMGWTRLLRNDVHISTHDGSAGTFYTHTSILKEKDLAIVIFINASNIYATKAVYTLKKRLLSIYNNS
- a CDS encoding AraC family transcriptional regulator, with protein sequence MNKIYIERIYKAMEFIDLNLDQPLNLAIVSKVALYSPFHFHRLFSSIVGENLNQFILRKRIERAAYQLKIDKSLGISEIAFNNGFNSSSSFSKAFKKYYGISPSYLKKNAQEFSKIKQVNSKNGQKKAQIDQYICNINHHLKFIAMHTKIEIKRMPAIQIAYVTHIGAFDQIGNAYGKLMHWAASKGLMANRTLTCYHDNPEVTDINKIRQSACIELTQAIHASDGVNVRTIEAGKYAVGKFELYFKEFEQAWQAMMIWVSENGFIPNERRACYEIYCNNPKNHPKKKSIIEICVPIKSM
- a CDS encoding M61 family metallopeptidase, with amino-acid sequence MKKLLVSLLSLATFNLLAQTYEYKVNLNEVKNDKIAVELNVPELKQKTLYFHLPAMVPGTYSVYDFGRFVVDFKALDKNGKELTVEHPDANTWKILDAKSVSKISYQVEDTWDTDKKNVIFEPAGTNIDSDVFVFNNHGIFGYFKKYEKLPFKIEVDRPKKFFGGTAMKRIGGDADTDIFEASSYNFLVDNPILFSAPDTATIKVGKATVLIHTYSPSGRVNSKDLVADIKPILEAQRQYLGGELPVDRYAFLVFLNEEGNFYLSGAAGALEHSYSSFYCLFEGDPSAISQTIRDVAAHEFFHIVTPLNIHSKEIHDFDFINPKMSEHLWLYEGGTEYAAQHVQVKQKLVSIQQFLATMSQKIRQAESFNQAIPFTVMSKTCLDENKSQYANVYLKGALINMCLDMKLRKLSNGSYGVQDMMSDLSKKYGIDKPFKDKCLFKEIGKVTGYKKEMKDFFKRYVAGAEPLPIQEMMDQFGVSYQEKGIITELSPFGFDLNRGVSFNFAKSLIEIKENGIDAFGKDILGLKGGDLLYKWQGQELTMQSLQSVLGQHQMSAKEGVELTITVLRKNDAGEYEEKELNGILQKVPVEVTHALIVDEKASQEKIKLRKAWLGNYLSE
- a CDS encoding alpha/beta fold hydrolase — encoded protein: MKRKIIILAILVALIALVGYQILSYFFSAPLYTPTDLRQDSTYTHLLKNNHLEDNSNTFKISKNISLNYFTKGTGEPVLIIHGGPGIPYHSAWKGLDSLTSSYKFYYYDQRGCGKSSRPFDVFEEDNYYNNMMQLHTNLGLPAQISDIEQIRQKIGVEKINIIGHSFGGFLASLYAIEFPEKVKNLVLVTPANVMKMPSTSKGLYDEVEDRLPEHLKAEYKEYIKRFLDFNTIFEKSEQQLIELNKEFITYFEAATHNKIKNSLSGIGGWCQYAMFFSMGKVHDYTPYLKQIQIPTLIIYGEDDIIPLESLTDYLQHIPHAQLKTIKNASHFPFNEQPIEFGKVVKQAFD